The Gammaproteobacteria bacterium genome includes a region encoding these proteins:
- the erpA gene encoding iron-sulfur cluster insertion protein ErpA, which yields MEPQIYGQEQDSAPLVFTEAAARKVGQLLQEEDNSALMLRVYISGGGCSGFQYGFTFDDRREEGDASVEQLGVTLLVDPTSLQYLEGAEIDFKDDLSGARFVIRNPNAQSTCGCGSSFSA from the coding sequence ATGGAACCGCAGATTTACGGCCAAGAACAGGACAGCGCTCCGCTGGTCTTTACCGAGGCCGCGGCCCGCAAGGTGGGACAGCTGCTGCAGGAAGAAGACAACTCCGCGCTGATGCTGCGGGTCTATATCTCCGGTGGAGGCTGTTCCGGCTTTCAGTACGGGTTCACCTTCGACGACCGACGCGAGGAAGGCGACGCTTCGGTGGAGCAGCTGGGCGTAACCCTCCTGGTGGACCCCACCAGCCTGCAGTACCTGGAAGGCGCCGAGATCGACTTCAAGGACGACTTGAGCGGCGCACGCTTCGTAATCCGCAATCCGAACGCCCAGAGCACATGCGGGTGCGGTTCGAGCTTTTCCGCCTGA
- a CDS encoding polymer-forming cytoskeletal protein, which produces MKNRLNNAVTTLVGSDATVTGNLIFDRGCHVAGTVKGDVSATDDKKSELAVAQTGRIEGNARAARMLVQGTIVGDLRCSGTVTLKSTARIEGSIAYGQIEIEKGAVVMGQLLVGSADSAGSAAGPGPGSESTSTSRMQPSLT; this is translated from the coding sequence ATGAAGAATCGACTGAACAACGCGGTTACGACTCTGGTCGGAAGTGACGCCACCGTTACCGGCAACCTGATTTTCGACCGGGGCTGTCACGTGGCCGGGACCGTCAAGGGCGACGTGTCGGCGACGGACGACAAGAAGAGCGAACTCGCCGTCGCGCAGACCGGGCGCATCGAGGGCAACGCCAGGGCCGCGCGCATGCTGGTCCAGGGCACGATCGTGGGCGACCTGCGCTGCAGCGGAACGGTAACCCTTAAATCGACCGCGCGCATCGAGGGTTCGATTGCGTACGGGCAGATCGAAATAGAAAAAGGCGCCGTCGTAATGGGCCAGTTGCTGGTCGGTTCCGCGGATTCGGCCGGTAGCGCGGCTGGGCCCGGACCTGGCTCGGAGTCGACTTCGACGAGTCGAATGCAACCGTCGCTGACTTGA